Proteins encoded together in one Planctopirus ephydatiae window:
- a CDS encoding DUF1549 domain-containing protein, giving the protein MPAEFIHPMSHHPVLKFVPHFMPENGIPLLRGLSWVCLAFAVWLCSPSTSAFAQIDFAHQIVPILRKHCMECHSGTKISGGLSLNDQATFLQGSENGRIVDFAQPDKSLLLHVVTTDDADFRMPPKGPGLTKEEAALLRLWIREKAPWEPGFAFTRPAYEPPLKPREVELPPIVNSRAHPIDRLVDASFASRQIQRPAAISDGEFLRRASLDLIGLLPTPEEYAAFMADHHPDKRARLIQSLLNRDVDYTEHWLSFWNDLLRNDYSGTGFITGGRKQISRWLYESLLHNLPYDQLASELIAPPSIESRGYIDGITWRGTVSAGQTVEIQFAQSVGQSFLGINFKCASCHDSFVDRWKLDEAYGLAAIYSTRPLEIHRCDKPTGRMANAYWPFPELGQVDPAAPRDQRLKQLASLMTHPENGRFTRTIVNRLWHRLMGRGIVHPLDAMQSEPENADLLDYLANHLQGHQYDLKQTLEFIATSEIYQAKTVSVSEESLQASFHGPRARRLSAEQFVDAVWQLTGTAPRKPDANVVRGKLDPSLLEATAKAMSAEWIWGDSALNGSSPPANETLAFRTTINLLEVPHKAAMIISCDNEYTMYINGKKLGEGKNRETLGGYSLTEALKTNQPNELLVVGKNTGAENNPAGLFVELQLIQKDGSRQHIGSSTEWEWSPTLPDSKGKYDLQPTDWKPAVKVPALDVWTQHTLQPAIKRLAELNFDQNHMVRSSLVRSDFLMRSLGRPNRDQIVSMRPNDLTTLEAIDLSNGETLATALDQGARSLLEKDFATTPELVNWIYSYALSRPPTETELATALAALGDEPARENVADLLWAILMQPEFFYVN; this is encoded by the coding sequence ATGCCTGCCGAGTTCATCCATCCGATGTCGCACCATCCTGTCCTCAAATTTGTCCCTCACTTCATGCCTGAAAATGGCATTCCGTTGCTTCGCGGGTTGAGTTGGGTCTGCCTCGCATTCGCCGTCTGGCTCTGCTCTCCATCCACGTCTGCATTTGCTCAGATTGATTTTGCCCATCAGATCGTGCCGATTCTTCGCAAACACTGCATGGAATGTCATTCCGGAACAAAAATCAGCGGCGGCCTTTCACTCAATGATCAGGCAACGTTCCTTCAAGGCAGCGAAAACGGTCGTATCGTCGATTTCGCACAGCCCGATAAGAGCCTGTTACTCCATGTGGTCACCACGGATGACGCCGATTTCCGCATGCCTCCGAAAGGTCCGGGGCTCACAAAAGAAGAAGCCGCTCTGCTCCGCCTGTGGATCAGGGAAAAGGCACCCTGGGAGCCCGGCTTCGCCTTCACCAGGCCCGCCTATGAACCTCCCTTAAAGCCACGAGAGGTGGAATTGCCCCCCATTGTGAATAGCCGGGCTCATCCCATTGATCGTCTCGTCGATGCCTCATTTGCCAGCAGACAGATCCAGCGCCCTGCCGCGATTTCCGATGGTGAGTTCCTCCGCCGTGCCTCACTCGATCTGATTGGATTGCTGCCTACACCGGAAGAATATGCCGCGTTCATGGCTGATCATCATCCAGACAAACGCGCGCGGCTCATTCAATCGTTATTGAATCGGGATGTCGATTACACCGAACACTGGCTCAGCTTCTGGAACGACTTACTACGCAATGATTACAGCGGCACAGGTTTTATTACGGGGGGACGCAAACAGATCAGCCGTTGGCTCTATGAATCACTCCTCCACAATCTGCCCTACGATCAATTGGCCAGCGAACTCATCGCACCACCCTCTATTGAAAGTCGTGGTTACATCGATGGGATTACCTGGCGCGGAACAGTCAGTGCCGGTCAGACCGTCGAGATTCAATTTGCTCAAAGCGTGGGCCAGTCATTCCTGGGCATCAACTTCAAATGTGCTTCCTGCCACGACAGCTTCGTGGATCGCTGGAAACTGGATGAAGCCTATGGCCTGGCCGCCATCTACTCCACAAGACCCCTGGAGATCCATCGCTGCGACAAGCCCACAGGCCGTATGGCGAACGCCTACTGGCCCTTCCCGGAGCTCGGGCAAGTCGACCCTGCCGCCCCGCGTGATCAACGGCTGAAACAACTGGCCAGCCTCATGACGCATCCGGAAAACGGACGCTTCACGCGGACGATCGTCAATCGTTTATGGCATCGCCTGATGGGCCGTGGCATTGTGCACCCTCTCGATGCCATGCAAAGCGAGCCCGAGAACGCCGACCTGCTCGATTATCTCGCCAACCATCTGCAGGGGCATCAATACGATCTCAAGCAAACTCTGGAGTTCATCGCCACCTCGGAAATCTACCAGGCAAAGACCGTATCCGTTTCGGAGGAATCCCTGCAGGCCAGCTTCCACGGCCCACGAGCCAGACGCCTTTCTGCTGAGCAATTTGTGGATGCCGTCTGGCAACTCACCGGCACTGCTCCCAGAAAGCCAGATGCCAACGTCGTAAGGGGCAAACTCGATCCTTCTCTGCTGGAGGCCACTGCCAAAGCCATGTCCGCCGAATGGATCTGGGGAGACTCTGCGCTCAATGGAAGTTCTCCACCAGCCAACGAAACGCTCGCCTTCCGCACCACCATCAACCTGCTCGAAGTGCCTCACAAAGCGGCAATGATCATTTCCTGCGATAACGAATACACCATGTATATAAACGGCAAGAAGCTGGGTGAAGGCAAAAACCGGGAAACGCTAGGCGGCTATTCACTGACAGAGGCCCTCAAAACCAATCAACCGAATGAACTGCTGGTCGTGGGGAAAAATACTGGAGCAGAAAACAACCCAGCGGGCTTATTTGTGGAATTACAACTCATTCAGAAAGACGGCAGCCGGCAGCACATCGGCAGCTCTACCGAATGGGAATGGAGCCCCACTCTCCCGGATTCCAAAGGGAAATACGACCTGCAGCCGACCGACTGGAAACCAGCCGTCAAAGTTCCGGCACTCGATGTCTGGACGCAACATACCTTGCAGCCAGCGATCAAACGTCTTGCCGAACTCAATTTTGATCAAAACCACATGGTCCGCAGCTCGCTGGTGAGAAGCGATTTTCTCATGCGTTCCCTGGGACGGCCCAACCGCGATCAGATTGTTTCCATGAGGCCCAATGATCTCACAACGCTCGAGGCGATCGATCTCTCGAACGGAGAAACACTGGCAACGGCTCTGGATCAAGGAGCCAGGTCACTTCTGGAAAAAGATTTTGCCACGACTCCTGAACTGGTCAATTGGATCTACAGCTACGCACTTTCCCGGCCGCCGACAGAAACAGAATTGGCGACCGCTCTGGCTGCTCTGGGTGACGAACCCGCTCGGGAAAACGTGGCCGACCTGCTCTGGGCGATTCTGATGCAACCCGAATTTTTCTATGTCAATTGA
- a CDS encoding GNAT family N-acetyltransferase, translating to MEKNLHPIDVTCSLVGPTVVLRPICAEDFEPLYEAAADPLIWEQHPDRQRYLREPFRQRFFEGALASGSAYVVADQESGKLVGSSRFYEWNLEAREVAIGYTFLSRSHWGGVTNGEMKQLMLDHAFTWAQVVWFHIGRDNWRSRKATEKVGAVFSHEAPKELSGIKVDYTFYRIDADKYRKGS from the coding sequence ATGGAAAAGAACTTGCATCCGATCGATGTGACCTGTTCGCTGGTGGGGCCGACGGTGGTGCTGCGACCGATTTGTGCGGAGGATTTTGAGCCGCTGTATGAGGCGGCGGCCGATCCCCTGATCTGGGAGCAGCATCCGGATCGTCAGCGCTATCTGCGGGAGCCGTTCCGACAGAGATTTTTTGAAGGGGCGCTGGCTTCGGGGAGCGCCTATGTGGTCGCGGACCAGGAGAGTGGAAAACTCGTCGGTTCGTCCCGCTTCTATGAATGGAATCTGGAAGCTCGAGAAGTGGCGATTGGTTACACATTTCTGTCGCGCAGCCATTGGGGAGGTGTGACCAACGGCGAAATGAAGCAACTGATGCTCGACCATGCGTTTACCTGGGCCCAGGTGGTCTGGTTCCACATTGGTCGCGATAACTGGCGTTCACGCAAAGCGACAGAAAAGGTGGGAGCGGTGTTTTCCCATGAAGCTCCCAAAGAATTGAGCGGCATCAAGGTGGATTACACCTTTTACCGGATTGATGCCGACAAGTACCGCAAAGGGTCTTAG
- a CDS encoding DUF1501 domain-containing protein, whose translation MAFEIDPSTPRSIVRRDFVKALTMAGLAAMATGEPRVVRANSEEPLVHPKPTADACILLWMAGGMAAPDTFDPKRYHPFEKGLAVAEMLSTFPAINTSIDGVQICEGLENIAQILHRGTLIRSAVQPDLGSILHSRHQYHWHTGYVPPQTVACPHLGSWMAKVLGPRNPVMPAFINIGQRLEGVGESEELKAFTTAGFFGSEFGPMNLPFPEEAAQSVKPPQGMTNTRFANRERLYRQLIDKNPHRDQLSDYQQQSMLRSLDNAYRLLSSKEREAFDITLEPKEVQEKYNTGRFGRGCLLARRLIENGARFVEVTTEYVPFLHWDTHANGHETVARMHQEIDRPIATLVQELDERGLLDRTLVIVASEFSRDALMEGKPGSNAGDQASFRGDNISEMAHYGLHRHFTGGSSVLMFGGGMKKAYVHGQTADERPLIAIKDPVTVMDLHATIMTAMGISPRTVYSIEGRPFYVTEDGKGLPVQQLFA comes from the coding sequence ATGGCTTTTGAAATTGATCCTTCCACGCCGCGGTCGATTGTCCGGCGGGATTTTGTCAAAGCCTTGACGATGGCCGGCCTGGCCGCCATGGCCACGGGCGAACCACGAGTCGTGCGGGCCAATTCCGAAGAGCCGCTGGTCCATCCCAAACCGACGGCCGATGCCTGCATTCTGCTGTGGATGGCCGGCGGTATGGCCGCTCCGGACACCTTTGACCCCAAACGCTACCATCCCTTCGAAAAAGGCCTGGCCGTTGCGGAGATGCTCAGCACCTTCCCCGCCATCAATACCTCCATTGATGGTGTGCAGATTTGCGAAGGGCTCGAAAACATCGCGCAGATTCTCCATCGTGGGACGCTCATTCGCAGTGCTGTCCAACCCGATCTGGGGAGCATTCTCCACAGCCGCCATCAGTATCACTGGCACACAGGCTATGTCCCTCCCCAGACAGTCGCCTGCCCGCATTTAGGTTCCTGGATGGCCAAGGTCCTGGGGCCGCGCAATCCCGTCATGCCCGCGTTCATCAATATCGGGCAGAGACTGGAGGGTGTCGGTGAAAGCGAAGAACTGAAGGCGTTTACGACAGCCGGATTCTTTGGCAGCGAGTTCGGGCCGATGAACCTTCCGTTCCCGGAAGAAGCGGCTCAATCGGTCAAACCACCCCAGGGCATGACCAACACGCGATTCGCCAATCGTGAGCGGCTTTACCGGCAGTTGATCGACAAAAATCCTCATCGCGACCAGCTCAGCGACTATCAGCAGCAATCGATGCTCCGTAGCCTCGATAACGCCTACCGACTGCTCAGTTCCAAAGAGCGGGAAGCATTTGATATCACGCTGGAACCGAAAGAGGTCCAGGAAAAGTACAATACCGGTCGCTTTGGCAGAGGTTGTCTCCTTGCCCGCCGACTCATTGAGAATGGTGCACGGTTCGTGGAAGTCACGACCGAGTACGTTCCGTTCCTGCACTGGGACACGCATGCAAATGGGCATGAAACCGTGGCCCGCATGCATCAGGAAATTGATCGCCCGATTGCCACACTGGTTCAAGAACTCGATGAACGAGGGCTGCTCGATCGCACGCTGGTGATTGTCGCCAGCGAGTTCAGTCGCGACGCCTTAATGGAAGGAAAACCCGGCTCAAACGCAGGGGATCAAGCCTCCTTCCGCGGCGACAACATCAGTGAAATGGCCCATTACGGCCTGCATCGACATTTCACCGGCGGCAGCAGCGTCCTGATGTTTGGCGGTGGCATGAAAAAAGCCTATGTGCATGGCCAGACGGCTGACGAACGCCCGCTGATCGCCATCAAAGATCCCGTCACCGTCATGGACTTGCACGCCACAATCATGACGGCCATGGGCATCAGCCCCAGGACGGTCTATTCCATCGAAGGCCGCCCATTCTATGTCACAGAAGACGGCAAAGGCCTCCCCGTCCAGCAGCTCTTCGCCTAA
- the lepB gene encoding signal peptidase I, whose product MTAKSTWFGKGVAVPSASLAAPQAKTRVRSGNDTREVIESIAFAFILAFILRTFLAEAFVIPTGSMAPTLYGRCKEVTCSQCSHQFAIGASDELNRSNGTLEMRIETATCPNCRFENDVKDRPVFSGDRILVNKWTYELAKPSRWDVVVFKFPEEPETNYIKRLVGLPGEMLRIWRGDIYVRPGLDGEYKIARKDDPNKQRVIQQSVYDDTEAPRVLIDAGWPERWQGVEIPANDVSPADWKEDPAGWKADRKARSFSITGNESQAGKWLRYRHYLPTPEAWNQALDNQPMIFPAKPQLIADFCSYNHYAPMGNGQRGEPDPYWVGDIAVTGKFRLGPDAEGVEKANVIVELTRGVRVYQCVIGTDGFITLRMSDELAGEEAFRQIARSKGPVVATGSWFNLEFANFDQRLCVWINDQLVEFDAETTYAPPVLYGPQLRDLSPVGIFAQGREVDVEELRIFRDIYYRADRDLSDGRAFPDAAVSPTEYSSPGRLAALLSDPLAWGAEYEARAFAAEFPALGADEYFMMGDNSPRSQDARQWSNTRGADRRHAVPESALVGKAFSIFWPHGVPFMNDGKGYAPLPFFYHKVNKAQNPDVENYPRFSIPFYPQWWRWTRIR is encoded by the coding sequence TTGACGGCGAAGAGTACCTGGTTTGGTAAAGGAGTCGCAGTTCCGTCGGCTTCACTGGCCGCTCCCCAGGCGAAGACGCGCGTCCGCTCCGGCAATGATACGCGGGAAGTCATTGAATCGATTGCCTTTGCGTTCATTCTGGCCTTTATTCTGCGCACGTTTCTGGCCGAGGCGTTTGTCATCCCCACGGGATCCATGGCGCCCACGCTCTATGGCCGCTGCAAAGAGGTGACCTGCAGCCAGTGCAGCCATCAGTTCGCGATCGGTGCCAGCGATGAACTCAATCGCTCGAATGGCACTCTCGAAATGCGGATCGAAACGGCCACCTGCCCCAATTGCCGCTTTGAGAACGATGTCAAAGATCGTCCCGTTTTCAGCGGCGACCGAATTCTGGTCAACAAATGGACCTACGAGCTCGCTAAACCCAGCCGGTGGGATGTGGTCGTCTTTAAGTTCCCCGAAGAGCCCGAGACCAACTACATCAAACGTCTGGTCGGTCTTCCCGGCGAAATGCTCCGCATCTGGCGCGGCGATATCTACGTGCGTCCCGGCTTGGATGGCGAATACAAGATCGCTCGCAAGGACGACCCCAACAAGCAGCGCGTCATTCAGCAATCAGTTTACGACGACACCGAAGCACCACGGGTTCTCATCGATGCTGGCTGGCCCGAACGCTGGCAGGGTGTGGAAATTCCCGCCAACGATGTTTCCCCAGCCGACTGGAAGGAAGATCCTGCCGGGTGGAAAGCCGATCGAAAAGCCAGATCCTTCTCGATCACCGGGAACGAGTCTCAAGCCGGAAAATGGCTCAGGTACCGGCATTATCTTCCCACGCCCGAAGCCTGGAATCAGGCCCTGGATAATCAGCCGATGATTTTCCCCGCGAAACCTCAGTTGATCGCCGACTTCTGCTCCTACAACCATTACGCCCCCATGGGCAACGGCCAGCGTGGCGAACCTGATCCCTACTGGGTCGGCGACATCGCCGTCACTGGAAAATTCCGGCTGGGCCCAGACGCAGAAGGGGTCGAGAAGGCAAACGTAATTGTCGAACTCACACGTGGCGTGCGAGTGTACCAGTGTGTGATTGGAACCGATGGTTTCATCACACTGCGGATGTCCGATGAACTGGCCGGCGAAGAGGCCTTTCGCCAGATTGCCCGCAGCAAAGGGCCCGTGGTCGCGACAGGTTCGTGGTTCAATCTGGAGTTTGCCAACTTCGATCAGAGACTCTGCGTCTGGATCAACGATCAACTGGTCGAATTTGATGCTGAAACCACCTATGCACCACCAGTTCTCTATGGTCCGCAATTGCGAGACCTTTCTCCCGTGGGGATTTTTGCTCAGGGCCGCGAGGTGGATGTCGAAGAACTCCGTATCTTCCGCGACATTTATTACCGGGCCGACCGCGATCTGAGTGACGGACGGGCCTTTCCCGATGCTGCCGTTTCACCTACTGAATATTCAAGCCCTGGTCGTCTGGCGGCACTATTGAGCGATCCGCTCGCATGGGGAGCCGAGTACGAAGCGCGTGCATTTGCCGCCGAATTTCCGGCTCTGGGAGCGGACGAATACTTCATGATGGGCGATAACTCACCGCGAAGTCAGGATGCCAGACAATGGTCGAACACTCGTGGTGCCGACCGCCGGCATGCTGTCCCTGAATCAGCACTGGTGGGCAAGGCCTTCAGCATTTTCTGGCCGCATGGCGTCCCCTTCATGAATGATGGCAAAGGGTATGCACCACTGCCATTCTTCTATCATAAGGTCAATAAAGCCCAAAACCCGGATGTCGAAAACTACCCCAGGTTCTCTATCCCCTTCTATCCCCAGTGGTGGCGCTGGACGCGCATTCGGTAA
- a CDS encoding FtsW/RodA/SpoVE family cell cycle protein, whose protein sequence is MAGITIGRNVSPTSRSSFSVTGFFSHPSLILLACALGLVVLGLCGIARADQLQTVTPRYERQVVWLIPAAIAFALVVAIPYSRWKRFSDWLFVASLPLLVLVLAMPPRNGARSWIPLGILDFQPSEMAKLTFIMALAHYLMYRDNHRTLRGLVIPFVVMLFPVALILLEPDLGSAMLFIPVLFSMLFVAGARARHLLTVMLLAACLMPLFWQKMNAEQRSRVTALFNQTDGGPAPRGDGYHQHQAKQVIALGGVWGSDFQGQVLEEPAAYHLPAAQTDFVFCMVAERFGLGGSLATVALYAIFLMQGMQISQRCKEPYGRLVAAGVTVLLTTQMIINTGMAVGLLPITGITLPLMSYGGSSLVATSLALAMLVNIDLNGQSEIQSESFMFKDLNAASGN, encoded by the coding sequence ATGGCTGGCATCACAATCGGTCGCAATGTTTCGCCGACCAGCAGAAGTTCGTTTTCGGTGACGGGCTTTTTCTCGCACCCGTCGCTCATCCTCCTCGCTTGTGCTCTGGGCCTTGTTGTCCTCGGTCTCTGTGGCATTGCCCGGGCTGATCAACTGCAGACCGTTACGCCCCGGTACGAGCGGCAGGTTGTCTGGCTCATTCCAGCAGCGATCGCGTTTGCTCTCGTCGTGGCCATTCCTTACTCCCGCTGGAAGCGATTCAGTGACTGGCTCTTTGTGGCCTCTCTGCCGCTGTTGGTGCTGGTACTCGCCATGCCGCCTCGCAATGGGGCAAGGAGCTGGATTCCTTTAGGTATTCTCGATTTCCAACCCTCGGAAATGGCCAAACTCACCTTCATCATGGCTTTGGCACATTACCTGATGTACCGCGATAATCATCGCACACTGCGCGGTTTAGTGATCCCCTTTGTCGTCATGCTGTTTCCCGTGGCACTCATCCTGCTGGAGCCAGATCTTGGCTCGGCAATGCTCTTCATCCCCGTCCTTTTCAGTATGTTGTTTGTTGCGGGAGCCCGGGCCAGGCATCTGCTGACAGTCATGCTGCTGGCTGCCTGCCTGATGCCATTATTCTGGCAGAAGATGAATGCCGAGCAACGCTCACGGGTGACGGCCCTTTTCAATCAGACCGATGGCGGGCCAGCACCACGGGGTGATGGATATCATCAGCATCAGGCCAAACAGGTCATCGCACTTGGCGGCGTCTGGGGAAGTGATTTCCAGGGACAGGTGCTTGAAGAACCAGCCGCTTATCATCTGCCCGCTGCGCAGACCGATTTTGTGTTCTGCATGGTGGCAGAACGTTTTGGACTGGGAGGATCTCTGGCGACGGTTGCACTCTATGCCATCTTCCTGATGCAGGGCATGCAGATTTCGCAGCGATGTAAAGAGCCTTACGGGCGATTAGTCGCTGCAGGTGTCACTGTGCTTCTGACCACGCAGATGATCATCAACACCGGCATGGCTGTCGGATTACTGCCGATCACGGGGATCACGCTGCCGCTCATGAGCTACGGTGGTTCCAGTCTAGTGGCGACCAGTCTCGCTCTGGCGATGCTGGTCAACATCGACTTGAACGGACAATCAGAAATTCAATCCGAGTCATTCATGTTCAAGGATTTGAATGCTGCCTCCGGGAATTAA
- a CDS encoding sigma-70 family RNA polymerase sigma factor yields MNSPSVTAVKNKTAVRAPRPVAPQRLIPPPLAYVDHPLFARKKAEAQLEQLKPLTIDSLSASPVSQATTAGALLPAFARSRLLAPDEENYLFLWMNFCRYQAEAARKKLAKTPSSDAYFAQYNLWLNKSITARNQIVQANLRLVVALARKCCGSIEQLAELVSEGVMPLIRSVELFDISLGNRFSTYATWAVRNQMHRHFKKVQTWNEHTTAYIHEALEQFEDFRSPVETQPGESQEACQRELTSLLETLSERERAVIAARFGLDGQPRGQSLSEISGRIGLSKERVRQIVLKALDKLKLYAEQKPVLVELFQA; encoded by the coding sequence TTGAATTCACCCTCAGTCACGGCTGTTAAGAATAAAACAGCCGTCCGAGCTCCACGCCCAGTTGCTCCCCAGCGGTTGATTCCTCCACCCTTGGCCTATGTGGATCATCCACTCTTCGCACGCAAAAAAGCCGAAGCACAACTGGAACAGTTGAAGCCACTCACGATTGATTCGCTGAGTGCTTCACCTGTCTCTCAAGCGACCACGGCCGGAGCACTTTTGCCCGCCTTCGCCCGGTCTCGTCTACTGGCTCCGGATGAAGAAAATTATCTCTTCTTGTGGATGAACTTCTGCCGTTACCAGGCCGAGGCCGCTCGTAAGAAGCTCGCCAAAACTCCTTCGAGTGATGCTTATTTTGCTCAGTACAATCTCTGGTTGAATAAATCGATCACTGCTCGCAATCAGATTGTTCAGGCCAACCTGCGGCTTGTCGTGGCTCTGGCTCGTAAATGCTGTGGATCGATTGAACAGCTTGCCGAACTCGTGTCCGAAGGGGTCATGCCTCTGATCCGTTCGGTTGAGCTGTTCGATATCAGCTTGGGAAATCGCTTCAGCACTTACGCCACCTGGGCTGTTCGCAATCAGATGCATCGCCACTTCAAAAAGGTGCAGACCTGGAACGAACACACTACGGCTTACATCCATGAAGCCCTCGAGCAGTTCGAAGATTTCCGCAGCCCGGTAGAAACACAGCCTGGAGAATCTCAAGAGGCCTGCCAGCGCGAGCTGACATCACTTCTGGAAACATTGTCGGAACGCGAGAGAGCCGTCATTGCCGCCCGGTTTGGTCTCGATGGCCAGCCTCGCGGCCAGTCACTCTCCGAAATCTCCGGGCGCATCGGTTTGAGCAAAGAGCGCGTTCGACAGATCGTCCTCAAGGCTCTCGATAAGTTGAAACTTTACGCCGAGCAGAAGCCAGTGCTCGTGGAACTGTTCCAGGCCTGA
- the lptB gene encoding LPS export ABC transporter ATP-binding protein, with protein sequence MPKLLECTGLVKQYPRKLAVADVSFHVNPGEVVGLLGPNGAGKSTSFRMTCGLVTPTRGKVMFNGIDVTNWPLYRRAQAGMGYLPQDTSIFTKLTVDQNLIAVLEFMPLTAKERNYRCDELLNEFGIAEKRHQIASTLSGGERRRLEIARCLASRPNLILLDEPFTGIDPVTINGIQDIIAELRNSGISILLTDHRERETLTITDRSYIVFGGRILCSGDAEQVLNDPDAQRYYFGSRFDAKSIIESKGIFQAGQFEERRAA encoded by the coding sequence ATGCCCAAACTGCTGGAATGCACAGGTCTCGTCAAGCAATACCCGCGCAAGCTGGCTGTGGCGGATGTCAGCTTCCATGTGAACCCTGGTGAAGTCGTCGGTCTGCTCGGGCCCAACGGGGCCGGGAAATCGACCAGCTTCCGCATGACGTGTGGGCTGGTCACACCCACTCGCGGCAAGGTCATGTTCAATGGCATCGACGTCACTAACTGGCCACTTTATCGGCGGGCTCAGGCCGGGATGGGTTATCTCCCTCAGGACACGAGCATTTTCACCAAGTTGACTGTCGATCAGAATTTGATTGCTGTTCTGGAATTCATGCCGCTCACGGCCAAAGAACGAAATTACCGCTGCGACGAACTCCTCAACGAGTTCGGCATTGCCGAAAAGCGGCATCAGATCGCCTCCACACTCTCTGGTGGTGAACGCCGCCGGCTGGAAATCGCCCGCTGTCTGGCCAGTCGCCCCAATCTCATTCTGCTCGATGAACCTTTCACGGGGATCGATCCCGTCACCATCAACGGCATTCAGGATATCATTGCCGAACTTCGCAACTCCGGCATATCGATTCTTCTCACAGATCACCGCGAACGGGAAACGTTGACGATTACCGATCGCAGCTACATTGTTTTCGGGGGGCGAATTCTCTGCAGTGGCGATGCGGAACAGGTCCTGAATGACCCGGACGCCCAGCGCTATTACTTCGGTAGTCGCTTTGACGCCAAATCGATTATCGAGAGCAAAGGGATCTTTCAGGCCGGGCAATTCGAAGAACGCCGCGCTGCATAA
- a CDS encoding 3-keto-disaccharide hydrolase — translation MRSSTAFIQHLPTDNLRTRLALLLFTLVICPLVICGCAQNSAPVKPGSTQPAETLPAAAPSAQLPAPVIELEPDEQRLALADFLTFPETSGDNAASGWSEEGSIIRGTGTPKGYLYTQKTFENFRLRYDLRFPAALLSSASPLKENTGVLVYITGDQKVWPLSMEVQGKYVDLGSVKENGGAAKATQTFDKELQQKVIRPEFEWNSLEVISQGGALTVLLNGEKITTSEPNFLSSGPIGLQAEGFPVEFANLRILVLP, via the coding sequence ATGCGCTCATCGACCGCTTTTATCCAGCACTTGCCGACCGACAACCTGCGAACCCGATTGGCTCTGCTGCTCTTCACATTGGTCATTTGCCCATTGGTCATTTGCGGCTGTGCTCAAAACTCAGCCCCAGTAAAACCTGGAAGCACTCAGCCTGCAGAAACTCTCCCCGCAGCTGCTCCGTCCGCACAATTGCCCGCACCCGTCATCGAACTGGAACCCGACGAGCAGCGGCTCGCCCTCGCCGATTTTCTTACTTTCCCCGAGACCAGTGGTGACAACGCGGCGAGTGGTTGGTCCGAAGAAGGTTCCATCATTCGAGGCACAGGCACTCCCAAAGGTTACCTCTACACGCAAAAGACCTTTGAAAATTTCCGCCTGCGCTACGACCTGCGATTTCCTGCCGCTTTGTTGTCATCCGCCTCACCACTCAAAGAAAACACAGGCGTTCTCGTCTATATCACGGGCGATCAGAAGGTCTGGCCCCTTTCGATGGAAGTCCAGGGAAAGTACGTCGATCTGGGCTCCGTCAAGGAGAATGGCGGTGCTGCCAAAGCCACCCAAACCTTCGATAAAGAACTGCAGCAGAAGGTGATTCGACCAGAATTTGAGTGGAATTCGCTGGAGGTCATTTCTCAAGGCGGCGCTCTCACAGTGCTGCTCAATGGCGAAAAGATCACCACTTCCGAGCCCAATTTTCTCAGCAGTGGGCCCATTGGCTTGCAGGCGGAAGGTTTTCCTGTCGAGTTCGCCAACCTCCGCATTCTCGTGTTGCCATAA